A genomic region of Fervidobacterium gondwanense DSM 13020 contains the following coding sequences:
- a CDS encoding transketolase — protein MKKTLEELKALGTQCRGDILKMTYVANSGHPGGSMSSIDILLSLYSFANVFPEDPWNEDRDRIVVSHGHISPGVYSTLAAYGFVNREEVISGFRHPASIFEGHITRGIPGVEWTTGNLGQGLSAGVGFALAAKYKKKDYHVYVVMSDGESAKGQVQEARRTAKKYHLDNLTVIVDYNDIQISGHARDIMYVDIKAEFEAAGWKTIEINGHNYEQILSALRIARNDGYPTAIIAHTIIGKGVSFMEDKPDYHGKALSKDELDKALNELGIENDVEKYIAMRKTLEVKPHEKVKLYYKVDVNLGAPRVYDKSTDNRSALGRAIADLAIANDNVVAVDCDLKGSVKLDFLDKERPDRIVEIGVQEHNAAALAGAMSADGIVTFFADFGVFGVDETFNQHRLNAINNTNLKVVVTHCGIDVGEDGKTHHALNYIGAPLAWYGFKVIVPADPNQTDRVVRYIAKEYGNFVVAVGRSKLEPIRKEDGSLFFDENYVFEYGKMDILRDGTDGVIYATGSVIPNVLKAHEILKSKGINFAVINVSCPYDLDEEVLRKYSNFVVTVEDHNVLNGLGSLIAQEYFEMRMMPSKFIKLGLSEFPVSGDSKFLFEIYGLSGEKIAEKIMEKLCCK, from the coding sequence GTGAAGAAAACACTGGAAGAACTTAAAGCATTAGGCACACAGTGTCGCGGAGATATTTTGAAGATGACATACGTGGCAAACTCTGGACATCCAGGTGGCTCGATGTCATCAATAGACATTTTGCTCAGCTTGTATTCGTTTGCAAACGTATTTCCTGAAGATCCATGGAACGAAGACAGAGATAGGATAGTGGTGAGCCATGGTCATATTTCCCCGGGAGTGTACTCGACTTTAGCTGCATATGGTTTTGTAAATAGAGAAGAAGTTATCTCAGGTTTCAGGCATCCTGCCTCAATCTTCGAAGGACATATAACACGTGGGATACCAGGCGTCGAATGGACAACGGGCAACCTCGGTCAAGGTTTATCGGCAGGTGTTGGATTTGCCTTGGCTGCAAAGTACAAGAAAAAGGATTACCATGTGTACGTGGTTATGAGCGACGGCGAGAGCGCAAAGGGACAAGTACAAGAAGCAAGAAGAACTGCGAAAAAGTACCATCTCGACAATCTGACTGTCATCGTCGATTACAACGATATCCAAATTAGCGGTCATGCAAGGGACATAATGTACGTTGACATTAAAGCAGAATTCGAAGCAGCAGGCTGGAAGACAATAGAAATTAACGGTCATAACTATGAGCAGATACTTTCTGCATTGAGAATAGCTCGAAACGATGGCTACCCGACAGCAATCATTGCACATACAATTATCGGTAAAGGCGTAAGCTTTATGGAAGATAAACCTGATTACCACGGTAAGGCTTTGTCAAAGGATGAGCTTGATAAAGCACTCAATGAATTGGGAATTGAAAACGACGTTGAAAAGTACATAGCGATGAGAAAAACGTTAGAGGTTAAACCACACGAAAAAGTTAAGCTGTATTACAAAGTTGATGTCAATTTAGGTGCTCCAAGGGTGTATGATAAATCAACGGATAACAGAAGCGCACTTGGAAGGGCTATTGCTGATCTTGCCATTGCTAATGATAACGTAGTTGCTGTTGATTGTGATTTGAAGGGTTCAGTAAAGCTTGATTTCTTAGATAAAGAGAGACCGGATAGAATTGTTGAGATTGGCGTGCAGGAGCACAACGCAGCAGCACTTGCGGGAGCTATGTCCGCAGATGGAATAGTTACGTTCTTTGCGGATTTTGGCGTATTTGGTGTTGACGAGACATTCAACCAGCACAGATTAAATGCTATAAACAATACGAACTTGAAAGTTGTTGTGACACACTGTGGTATAGACGTTGGTGAAGATGGAAAGACACACCACGCGCTCAATTACATAGGCGCACCGCTTGCGTGGTACGGGTTCAAAGTGATAGTCCCGGCTGACCCGAACCAGACCGATAGAGTAGTGAGATACATAGCAAAAGAATACGGCAATTTCGTTGTTGCAGTTGGAAGGAGTAAACTTGAACCTATCAGAAAAGAAGATGGTTCGCTGTTCTTCGATGAAAACTATGTTTTTGAGTACGGGAAAATGGACATACTCAGAGACGGAACAGACGGAGTTATATACGCAACAGGCTCTGTTATTCCAAACGTGTTAAAAGCTCACGAAATCCTTAAGTCAAAAGGTATAAACTTTGCGGTTATCAATGTCAGCTGTCCATATGATTTAGACGAAGAAGTGCTTAGAAAGTACTCCAATTTCGTCGTAACGGTTGAAGATCACAACGTACTTAACGGGCTTGGGAGCTTGATAG